A stretch of Endozoicomonas sp. SCSIO W0465 DNA encodes these proteins:
- the astD gene encoding succinylglutamate-semialdehyde dehydrogenase: protein MSDRKEQQCLSSKGLFINGKWLEADDQPFSSDNPGTGHVLWQGASATAKQVDKAIHAAREASHHWAFRPYSEREAFIKAFANQLEQNKEALAEIIARETGKPLWEAKTEAAAMAGKIAISIKAYHERTGTVENDMPVGKAVIRHKPHGVVAVFGPYNFPGHLPNGHIVPALLAGNTVVFKPSELTPAVAEYTVKLWQQAGIPDGVVNLVQGEKETGIALAGHPGLDGLFFTGSSNTGKMIHQQYGGQPGKILALEMGGNNPLIITEMADIKAAVHDTIHSAFITAGQRCTCARRLLVPATSWGDQFVDALTGAAAKIKVGQWDDHQAPFMGALISEAAAKQLLAAQETLQNLGGKSLLSSIHLQADTGLLSPGIMDVTDIKDRPDEEYFGPLLQIIRYDRFEDAVTEANNTRFGLSAGLFSESSEQYQYFLQRIRAGIVNWNRPITGASSAAPFGGPGDSGNHRPSAYFAADYCAYPVASVESDSLCMPKELAPGLDLSLD from the coding sequence ATGTCCGACAGAAAAGAACAACAATGCCTTTCCAGCAAAGGTCTCTTTATCAATGGCAAGTGGCTTGAAGCTGATGACCAACCCTTTTCATCAGACAATCCGGGTACAGGTCATGTGCTCTGGCAAGGTGCCAGTGCAACTGCAAAGCAAGTGGATAAGGCAATACACGCCGCCCGGGAAGCCAGCCATCACTGGGCTTTTCGTCCTTATTCGGAGCGAGAAGCTTTCATTAAGGCTTTTGCCAACCAGCTTGAGCAGAATAAAGAGGCTCTGGCGGAAATCATTGCCAGAGAAACCGGCAAACCCCTCTGGGAAGCCAAAACCGAAGCAGCGGCTATGGCCGGGAAAATTGCCATTTCAATAAAAGCGTACCATGAGCGAACGGGGACGGTTGAAAATGACATGCCTGTTGGAAAAGCCGTCATCCGTCATAAACCGCACGGTGTTGTTGCGGTCTTTGGTCCCTATAACTTTCCGGGCCATCTGCCCAATGGGCATATCGTTCCTGCACTACTGGCTGGAAATACGGTGGTTTTCAAGCCCAGTGAGTTAACACCGGCCGTTGCGGAATACACAGTAAAACTCTGGCAGCAGGCAGGGATACCTGACGGTGTTGTTAATCTGGTTCAGGGCGAGAAAGAGACCGGTATCGCACTGGCTGGACACCCGGGGCTTGATGGTCTGTTTTTCACCGGCAGTTCAAACACCGGCAAGATGATCCACCAGCAGTATGGCGGCCAGCCCGGAAAAATCCTGGCGCTGGAAATGGGCGGTAACAATCCGCTGATTATCACCGAGATGGCAGATATCAAAGCGGCAGTACACGACACGATTCATTCAGCATTCATTACCGCTGGCCAGCGCTGTACCTGTGCCCGACGCCTTTTGGTTCCAGCGACTTCCTGGGGGGACCAGTTTGTTGATGCACTCACTGGCGCTGCGGCCAAAATCAAAGTAGGTCAATGGGATGATCACCAAGCGCCTTTTATGGGAGCACTGATCTCTGAAGCCGCTGCCAAACAGCTATTAGCAGCCCAGGAAACGCTGCAAAATCTGGGAGGCAAGAGCCTGCTTTCATCAATACATCTGCAAGCCGACACCGGATTACTATCCCCGGGCATTATGGATGTGACCGATATCAAAGATCGTCCTGATGAAGAGTACTTTGGCCCTCTTTTACAAATTATTCGCTATGATCGTTTTGAGGATGCCGTTACCGAAGCCAATAACACGCGCTTTGGTCTCTCTGCCGGATTGTTCAGTGAATCCTCAGAGCAGTACCAGTACTTTTTGCAGAGAATACGTGCAGGTATCGTTAACTGGAACCGCCCAATCACCGGAGCCAGCAGCGCCGCGCCTTTTGGAGGCCCCGGCGACAGTGGCAACCACCGCCCCAGTGCCTATTTCGCTGCAGATTACTGCGCCTACCCGGTGGCCAGTGTTGAGTCAGACTCACTGTGTATGCCAAAAGAGCTGGCTCCCGGGCTTGATTTGTCACTTGATTGA
- the astB gene encoding N-succinylarginine dihydrolase — protein sequence MTTIEANFDGLVGPTHNYAGLSKGNKASIHHAGNLANPRQAALQGLEKMKALSELGFVQGVLAPQERPDIATLRRLGFTGSDSRILSDAAQQMPAVLAACCSASSMWTANAATVSPSADCADGKVHFTPANLINKFHRSIEHDVTGNILKATFNSPDHFVHHQALPSTEYFGDEGAANHTRFCHEYGAQGVEFFVYGKEAFNQRSGFGRHSLSPQKYPARQSLEASQAVARLHQLDPDKVVFAQQNPAVIDQGVFHNDVIAVGNRNLLFCHEQSFVGQGAVYESLRRSCGPQGLHIVEVADQQVSVGQAVGTYLFNSQLLSLENGGTMIVVPSECEHEPAVWSYLQSILNDASCPITDLKVFDLRQSMNNGGGPACLRLRVVLNDQELAATNQQCLIDSQRFLTLSRWVKKHYRDQLSEKDLADPLLLTESRTALDELTRILNLGSIYPFQH from the coding sequence ATGACAACAATAGAAGCAAACTTTGACGGACTGGTTGGCCCAACCCACAACTATGCAGGGTTATCCAAAGGCAACAAGGCTTCAATCCATCATGCAGGCAATCTGGCCAACCCAAGACAAGCGGCTCTCCAGGGGCTGGAGAAAATGAAGGCGCTCAGTGAACTGGGTTTTGTCCAGGGCGTGTTAGCCCCCCAGGAGCGTCCGGACATTGCCACACTGAGAAGGCTGGGCTTCACGGGCAGTGACTCACGAATCCTCTCCGATGCGGCGCAACAGATGCCTGCCGTACTGGCAGCCTGCTGTTCTGCCTCCAGTATGTGGACCGCCAATGCAGCGACGGTCTCTCCCAGTGCTGACTGTGCTGATGGCAAAGTGCATTTCACTCCCGCCAATTTAATCAATAAATTTCATCGATCCATTGAGCATGACGTCACGGGAAATATCCTAAAAGCCACGTTTAACAGCCCTGACCATTTTGTTCACCACCAGGCTCTGCCATCCACCGAGTACTTCGGTGATGAAGGTGCTGCGAACCACACCCGTTTTTGCCATGAATACGGAGCACAGGGTGTTGAATTCTTCGTCTACGGCAAAGAGGCATTTAACCAGCGAAGTGGGTTTGGTCGGCACAGTTTATCACCACAGAAATACCCTGCCCGCCAGAGCCTTGAAGCCAGTCAGGCTGTTGCCCGCCTGCATCAGCTTGATCCTGACAAAGTGGTATTTGCACAACAAAACCCAGCGGTCATCGATCAGGGCGTTTTCCATAATGATGTTATCGCTGTCGGCAACCGCAACCTGCTGTTCTGCCATGAACAGTCCTTTGTCGGCCAGGGCGCTGTTTATGAGTCATTAAGAAGGTCTTGTGGTCCACAGGGCTTGCACATTGTTGAAGTAGCCGATCAACAGGTTTCAGTAGGACAGGCGGTAGGAACTTACCTGTTCAATAGTCAACTGCTCTCGCTGGAAAATGGCGGGACAATGATTGTTGTTCCGTCCGAGTGTGAACATGAACCTGCGGTCTGGAGTTACCTGCAAAGCATACTAAACGATGCAAGTTGCCCAATTACCGACCTGAAGGTTTTTGATCTTCGCCAGAGCATGAATAACGGCGGCGGACCGGCCTGCCTGCGACTAAGGGTTGTATTAAATGACCAGGAGCTGGCAGCGACCAACCAGCAGTGTCTGATCGACAGTCAACGTTTTTTAACGCTCAGCCGCTGGGTCAAAAAACACTATCGTGATCAGTTGTCTGAAAAAGACCTCGCAGATCCTCTTTTACTGACAGAATCCCGAACCGCCCTGGATGAACTGACCCGTATTCTTAATCTGGGTTCGATCTATCCATTCCAACATTAA